One Helianthus annuus cultivar XRQ/B chromosome 7, HanXRQr2.0-SUNRISE, whole genome shotgun sequence genomic region harbors:
- the LOC110869062 gene encoding two-component response regulator ARR17, protein MSAEYHEDVPHVLAVDDNIIDRKLVEKLLKTSSCRVTTAENGMRALEYLGLRENHQQNHCNNNGSKVNMIITDYCMPGMTGYELLQKIKESSVLKDVPVVIMSSENIETRINECLEMGAQTFMLKPLKLADVKKLRHQLTK, encoded by the exons ATGTCCGCGGAGTATCATGAAGATGTGCCTCATGTTCTAGCTGTTGATGATAATATCATTGATCGTAAACTCGTTGAAAAGTTGCTAAAAACTTCTTCTTGTAGGG TGACTACAGCAGAAAATGGGATGAGAGCGTTGGAGTATTTAGGGTTAAGAGAAAATCATCAACAAAATCATTGTAACAACAAC GGTTCAAAAGTAAATATGATAATTACAGATTATTGCATGCCAGGAATGACTGGGTATGAGCTTCTTCAAAAGATAAAG GAATCATCGGTGTTGAAGGATGTTCCGGTGGTCATAATGTCATCTGAGAATATCGAAACACGAATTAATGA ATGCTTAGAAATGGGAGCACAAACGTttatgttgaagccgttgaagttAGCAGATGTGAAGAAGTTGAGACAtcaattaacaaaatga
- the LOC118480302 gene encoding uncharacterized protein LOC118480302, which produces MPDTENQGESSVTLVSKLDASDPLYLHASDSSSLTIVNIKLKGTENYVVWSNAMKLALTAKNKLGFINGTCTKSTKDDVLASQWDICNSVVLTWILNSVSEELYVGQVYSRLDSEVWSDLKDTYDRVDGSVVFGLYQKINSVNQNGASVSEYYHKLNTMWKQFDAMVQLPSCTCDASTKYNEFSQLIKLMQFLMGLDDIYQPVRTNLLTRDPLPTVKTAFSIIYREESHRDSNKTSKIPNVGFVAKATQYNENKKRFKKGPNPNLKCTHCNKVGHVIEKCFELHGYPPNYRNKSNQNNSQWSKTNVSANSSVANAMNDQSANSSLNALTADQFSKLLGLLNENKLEDSAKSNMSGANQHMVMNNDNMFNLVDVSEYDITIKHPNGTDAKDVSLKRNLVIGRQMDGLYFCGGRTPYELLYGFEPSLDHLKVFGCLCYFTVLTNTDKLEERELSDVSLWDTQILKKDTNFGVWIKGHSPSHEIDTNPNDEEKESPDCVHETQQHSSSNEPVDVADTQQSFASDDMANAQHHGESQSESVRVESSVVNYANLSSENMCFVANLNKTSEPVNYKEARKARNKVLSLVPLLKQNIDPCAVLHAKSCG; this is translated from the exons ATGCCTGATACAGAAAATCAAGGTGAATCCTCTGTCACCTTGGTTAGTAAATTAGATGCAAGTGACCCGTTGTATCTTCATGCTAGTGACTCTAGTAGTCTTACTATTGTTAATATTAAATTGAAAGGAACTGAGAATTATGTGGTATGGTCAAATGCTATGAAACTTGCTTTAACTGCTAAGAATAAGCTAGGATTTATTAATGGTACTTGTACCAAATCAACTAAAGATGATGTTCTAGCAAGTCAATGGGATATATGCAATTCTGTTGTTTTAACTTGGATTCTCAATTCTGTTTCTGAAGAATTATATGTTGGTCAAGTTTATTCCAGGCTTGACAGTGAAGTCTGGAGTGACTTAAAGGACACTTATGACAGGGTTGACGGGTCAGTTGTGTTTGGGTTATACCAAAAGATCAATTCTGTTAATCAAAATGGGGCTAGTGTTTCAGAATATTATCATAAACTCAATACTAtgtggaaacaatttgatgccATGGTTCAACTACCTTCCTGTACTTGTGATGCTTCAACTAAATACAATGAATTCAGTCAACTGATTAAACTTATGCAGTTCTTAATGGGATTAGATGACATTTATCAACCTGTTAGAACAAACCTGTTAACTAGGGATCCTTTACCTACTGTCAAAACTGCTTTTTCTATCATTTATAGAGAAGAATCACACAGGGATTCAAATAAAACCTCAAAAATTCCCAATGTTGGTTTTGTTGCCAAGGCAACACaatataatgaaaataaaaaacgTTTTAAGAAAGGTCCTAATCCCAACTTAAAATGCACTCACTGCAATAAGGTTGGTCATGTGattgaaaaatgttttgaactTCATGGTTATCCTCCAAACTATAGAAATAAGTCTAATCAAAACAATTCACAATGGTCTAAAACAAATGTGTCTGCTAATAGTTCTGTTGCAAATGCTATGAATGATCAATCTGCTAATTCTTCTTTGAATGCTTTAACTGCTGATCAATTTTCTAAGCTGCTAGGCCTTCTAAATGAAAATAAGCTGGAAGATTCTGCAAAATCTAACATGAGTG GGGCTAATCAACATATGGTCATGAACAATGACAACATGTTTAATCTGGTTGATGTGTCTGAGTATGATATTACTATTAAACATCCAAATGGAACTGATGCTAAA GATGTTTCCTTAAAGAGAAACCTGGTGATTGGTAGGCAAATGGATGGTCTTTATTTCTGTG GTGGTAGAACCCCTTATGAATTGCTttatggttttgaaccttctcTCGATCACTTGAAAGTTTTTGGATGTCTATGTTATTTTACTGTCTTAACTAATACCGATAAACTTGAAGAAAGAGAGCTGAGCGATGTGTCTTTATGGGATACTCAAATTTTAAAAAAGGATACAAACTTTGGAGTTTGGATCAAAGGACATTCTCCTTCTCACGAGAT TGATACAAATCCCAATGATGAAGAGAAGGAGTCTCCTGATTGTGTACATGAGACACAGCAACACAGTAGCTCAAATGAGCCAGTTGATGTTGCTGACACTCAGCAGTCATTTGCTTCAGATGACATGGCTAATGCTCAGCATCATGGTGAGTCTCAAAGTGAGTCTGTGAGGGTTGAGTCAAGTG TTGTTAACTATGCTAATCTATCTAGTGAAAATATGTGCTTTGTTGCTAACTTAAACAAAACTTCTGAACCTGTTAACTATAAAGAAGCACGCAAAGCAAGAAACAAAGTGTTGTCTCTCGTTCCTCTGCTGAAGCAGAATATAGATCCATGTGCAGTGCTTCATGCGAAATCTTGTGGTTGA